The sequence below is a genomic window from Papio anubis isolate 15944 chromosome X, Panubis1.0, whole genome shotgun sequence.
GAGTGGGCTGAGGCTTTCCGAGGTGGCCAGCTGGGCCTGCTCGGAGGTGGACGTCAAAGAACCGAGGCTTTCCGGGCTTGCCAGGGGGGCCTGCGCTGGGGTGATGGGGAGAGAGCTGACTCCGTCTTCCACGTTAATCAGGCCATCCTTTGAGGAGATAATGGATAGGCTCATCAGTTTCATATCGCCTAGATGGATATGCactggggggagggaggagggaagggactTCCCTCATCAGCACTTGCAATGTTACTGCTGATCTCTTTGACAGATAGAGCCAGCTCCTCTTGGGGTCTCTGGTGTTCAAGGGGTGAGGAACAGGACCAATCGGCTGTTAGCATGCAAGGGAAGGCTATGGAGGCTGCCAAACCAGTGTCTCGCTGGGGGCAGCTGCTCCCTCAGGAGTGCTGTGTGGTGGGTGGATGCCTGCTCAGGTAGGCAGGACCAGGCTTTCTGCGAAGGAGGGAGGTAGCTGGGCATTAACATACTGCCCACAGCAAAAGCCTCAGCATTGCCTTGGGAGTCTGAAGTGCCAAGGAAGGAGGGGTAGGTAGGCCAGCCTCTCCGGTGACTGTCTTCCTTTCAGCCTCCCTGTGCCCATCTTCCCTTCCAGCTTCATTGCCTGCTCTGGAAGCATGCAAAGTGGACCAAATTCAGTCCAAAGGTCTGGAGAAatttagctctgccacttacttgccttgtgaccttggacaatGATCATCTATAAAAGAGTGATGGGAAATAGTACTACTTcttatatgttgtgtgtgtgctctgtgtgtgtgtgtgttttgcatgtgcgcccgtgtgtgtgtgcatatttaaaAAGCTAAGAAATGCAAAAGGGTCAAAAGCGCTAAGCCTGGGCTCAAGAGGTGCTCAGGGAAAGCTGATTGTCAGTCAAAAAGTCAAACCTGCACATTTCCCACCACCACTTGCTGGTAGCGGTAGTGGGCAATGACTCTTCGGGGTCTCCTGCGTCGCCTAGGCTGGCGCCGAGGTCCTCGACTGTAGAAAAGATAGTTGATGTAGACATACTCCAGCAAGGACAGGAACACAAAGAACAAGCACACGAGGATATAGATATCAATGGCCTTGATACAGGAAATGTTGGGGAGCTTATCCCGCAGATGTGAGTCGATGGTGGTCAGGATGAGCATTGAAGTTAGGCCTGTAAGCAACACAGTACAGGCTTAGTCTCCTCTGATGACTAAGATTCTTGGCAACCTATTGGGCCCACAGCCAAACATCGTATTTGGGATGAGGAGGGCCCACAGCAAAGGCCTTCAGCTCTCTCTTTAttccttttcccccatctttAAACTCAGCCTATGCTTCAATGGTTCAATGACTTCCTATTGCTCTTAGGGTCAAGTCTCAAACCTCCAGCCATGGCTTCATAGCAATTGACATCTTCAGCCCCACCTTGTCCTATGATGGCTCTTTTCCCTTTTGCCTTTCTTTAGTTATTGGGAAGGTTTTCTGAGCCCTAAACTATCACACAAATATAAAGCTTTAGTCCAGAATGTACTCCTaaagagggaggctgaggagtctgCCCACAGATGGTGAAGGAGAAACCAGACCTGGATCTGGGACACACTGACATTCTGCTGGGTGGGGCCAGACAAACCAGGGAGTTGATCTCTTAGGTCTCTTCTTGGTACTGCTCAAAAATTTTTCATGGCTCCCCATGCTTAGACATAAAGTACAAGGTCTTCCTAATCCTGACCAGGCTGTCTTTCTGCTGCTTTCCTCATTTCCTCAGCTCCTCTTTCAGACACCCTGTGATTTAGCCCGCTTTTAATGGCCCCTATGATCTAAACTTATGACTTGTCCATTTACTTATGGATTCAAGAAATAATGAATTCTGGTACTCGGGGCTCAACAGGCCAAGATTgcaaccttgattttttttttcacatctgtCTCTAATGTTGGTCTCTCTATTGGGGATTGGCTGTGCACCTGTACGTAGGTACAAATGTCTATTGGAAAAATCCTTATTTCCTTGCCTGTGTAGTCACACACTGTTCCAGGTACTTTTTCCTTACTCTCAACTTTTTTTGAGCCAAATGACCCAAATTCCGTCCAGGGACAGAGACAGAACCTACCAATTGTCACCCTGGCTGCAGAGGAATCATAGTTCATCCAAAATGATATCCAAGAGGTAATAGTGGTGAGGACAGTAGGCCAGTAGACTTGCACAAGGTAGCTGTTAACTTCCCTCTGAACCTGGAACTTCAGTATCAGGCGTATGTAGGAACCTGGCAAGGAGACATGCTGGAATTAGGGTGGCAAGGCTGAGGGGCATTTGCAGGGTGGAGAGGTGCAGGGTGGAGAGGTACAGGAtggagaaggaggggaagaggggagagcAATGGGCAGTTCAGCTTGTAATACTCCATCCAGAGGCATCCAGCTTGGGCAGACCACGGATCTGGTTCTGTTTGTTGCACCAGCAGGTCAGTGACAATGGCATATCTCAGTAGGTGCATGAGCATAGCAAGTCTGCTCTCTCCAGCTTCCTTTCTCACTTGCTCCATGTTAGGTGAAGTTTTGGAATGGGTGAGGCAAGAGATGTTCCCAAAGTGCAAGCAGATGGAGGGTGAAAGACCAGCCCTGAGAGGAGCATGAATCTTTTACACCTGCAGAGTGTTGTGAGCCTGGCTAAGTGCTTCCACAGCCATTCCTCATTGGCAGTGGATGAGCCACTGGGGCTTTATTAAGGGGGCCTGGAACCAGTAGGAAATGGAAAAGGAGGCATCAGAGATTAGGAGCCAAAATCAGAGGCCACTAGGAGTTTATGGAGGTGCAAGGGAGACATGAGACAGGAGAGAAGGAATGGGTCAGACCCACCTGTGTAGAAATACACCTCCTTGCTAGTAATCGTCCTCCCCAGGAAAGTGAACTGAGGGATGTGCAGCTCCTCAGTCATGTGGATGGCGTTCCCATTGTCATCCCAGAATAATATGATGTCTTCAACTGTGTAACCATCTGGGAAGGAGAGAAACAGAGGTAGTCTCAGAttcttagaaagaaagaaaaaagacatgctACAAGCTCCTACCCACTAACTTGCACACACTTTCCCAATAGGAAGGTGACATTTTCCCAGAGGACCGTTTATGCTCTAAAGACCACCTAGTCCCAGATGCCATATTTATACATCTATCCATCAATAAATCATCTATCACCTATCTATCTCTCTAccatctttctctcttatttctatcatctatctatcctctatcatctatttattttgggagagagaatggagggagggagggagcacagGAGATACACTGTTCCTTTTACTGTCAATTTAGCCTCTGCTTCCCTGATCACCACAGCCCCAAGTAGGGAAGAGGGGGCCATAAGAGACATACGTACAGCTCTCCACCACTAGGTTGCAGGCCTGCTTGTCCATAGGGAATTTATGCAGATCCAGGGAACAGGCTGCTGTAGTGGTGAGTctgcaaaggaaaacaaaaaggaaggagaaagtgagTCAAGCCTAGGCAAACAACCATTGCTGAGGAaactgcaggggtggggagggaagagttACCCTGAGGACTGACCCATGTgtagaaaggagagaggaaatttGTATGGTTCAAAGTAACCAAGAGACCTGGCAGCACATAAACAGAGAACACATGTATGGCTGGCACGTCAGAAAACTGCAGGGTGTCAGATGGGAAGGGCCCTGGAGGAAACTGAATGCAGAGACGGAAAGGGGTGCTTCCTACAGAAGGAGTGAGGCTAGCAAGAGAAAACTGTGCTACACCAAATCAGCTGAGACTCCAGATACAATGTGAAGTGCTGGTCTCAAGTGTGCATGTACATTTGGGAGCCTCAATCCAGGCCTGCCTCTGGCCACATCTGTACACAAGCCAGAGGTGCAGGCCTATGTGGGTATTGGGGACTAGCAAAATGTCAGCGGGTATGAAATGGACAGAAGGGATAAACATATCTGTGGTGGGCCATGGCACTGTTGACAGTACATGAAGTGGGCAGGAGCTTTAAGTTGCAACGTGGTGGGAGCATCCATAAGAAgtatctggccaggcgcagtggctcatgcctgtaatcccagcactttgggaggccaaggcaggcagatcaggtcaggagatggagaccatcctggctaacacagtgaagccccgtctctactaaaaatacaaaaaattagccgggtggggtggcagtcacctgtattctcagctactggggaggctgaagcaagagaattgcttgaacccaggaggtggatgttgcagtgagccgacatcatgccactgcactccagcctgggcaacagagcaagactccatctcaaaaaaagaagaagaagaagaagaagaagaacctgAGGGGGTCTCAGAGGTTCTGAGAAAGTGGGAGAAGTGTCCAGTGGGAGAGAAGATAAAACACAAGCTCTCTACAGCCTCAGCTGAGAGGTTCTGCCCCATCCCTTATTCTGCCCTTCTCATCTGCTAACCCCAGCTGAGTCCCTTTCAATTGCTTCCttgaaataatttccattttgtacACTGGATATGGTGTATGCGTGCacgtgtgagtgcatgtgtgtttttctcCCTTCTATGAATCCTCCATGTAGCATTATTCAGCTCATTCTTCCTTTAAGTAGAACAAGTGTGACCAGTGACCTGTTCCCTGTGAGTCTTGTTATTTTCTGATTCCAGAGCCTGGGTCTGTGGGAAAgtggatggaaaaagaaaagaatggagcaAGAGCtccacagagaaagagaaacccaGATTAGATCTGTAAAAACCGTAAGAGCCGAACCTTGGTAGCTACTTCTCAGACACATTTTCTGAGCTAAACTGATCTCTTGCATATGTCTTTGGAGACAGTTCGTAGGAGATGCCACTGTGAGAACCCTGGTGACTGTCTCCTATGCTATAACTAGACTAGTGAGGAGTTTCAGCTTGCAATTGTTCTGTGTGTATGGAGAGCCATAGACCAGAGACCCATGCCATACACACTCTGCCCCTCCGCACTCCTGGGGGCCCTGCATGATGCAAATATGACTGATGGCAAAAAGCAGGCCCCCTCATTCACTGCATGGACTTCAGCATtcatcttctccctccctcactgcgtgggagagaaaagacaaagataaagaaCAGAATGCATGCAACACTAAGGTGGAGGAAGAAGTCTTTCAATTGAGGGAATCAAGGAGGACTTCTTGACTAAGGGGGCATTTGAGTTAGGGATTTCAGGGTGGGCAAGGTTTCAATTCATGGAAAGGGGGAAAGGACTGACCAATCCAGACAGAAGGAACAGCAGAAACCAAGGTGTGGGGACAGAACAGCTAAGGGTGTCTATGGGAAACTGAAATTTCCACTTTGGCTACTAGGTCGaacaagtgaagggggaagttcAAGACAGGTTTGGAAAGCAGTGGGTGCCTTTGTGTGTCCCTTAGAGTGTGTTTGTAGAATATTCCGTAGGAAGAAGGAAGTCTGCTGGGACATCCCCAGACCCCTAGGGGACTCACCGGATGCCATACCGCACCGTTCCATCTGGGTGAAGCTGAAACACGCGATTTTCCACAGTCACATCATGCACGAAAGCATCCTTGCTATTCAGAAAGTAGCAGTCAGGGACCCACAACTTCTCATGCATCCGATAGTCCAGGGTCAAGTTCAGGGTGGTCTCATAGTATGCTAAGCGTGAATCTTTCCAAGTCTGATGAAAAAACATCGTGATCGTGTAGTCCTGGGAAGATAAATGTAAACCCCAGTTGTAAGTTTGGTTGTCCAGCGCTCCATCCTTGGTGTGTGtagggtatgtgtgtatgtgtgcatgcacgtgtgtatGCAAGTGTATGAAGTATATCATAACTATATACAAGTGCATGAAACATACAgatgtttaaagaaagaataaaatgtatcTTGTGTAATTAAAATCCAGgttaagaaacagaatattaccAATAACTTTCAAACCCCAATGTATCTCTTCTAGAATATATTTCCCTCACATCCCCAGCAGCAACCATTATCCTAGATTTTATGATAATTCCCTTGCTTTGTGTTAGAGTTTTATTGTCTATGTATTGCTGGAAAACATATTGCTTAGTTggacctgtttttaaaattttatctgaatGAAATAATACTGTATGTATTCATAatttgcttctttcactcaacattatcTTTGTGAGATTCACTCAGGTGGACATGTGTAATTATAATTTGTTCACTTGATTTTCTGGATAATATATGAATGTACCACACAGATTATCATGTGAATAGGCATACCAAAAGcgtgatgaaataaaaatgatgaagtaGAAGTTCCACTTTATATCCCTGCCGAGAGCCAAGAGCCAGAAAGCTGCAGAGGGTTCCCAATGCTTCTGCTTCATCAACATTGGTATTGTCTAACTTTTGACTATTGCTAATCTGGTATGTAGTGggttctcactgtggttttattttgcacgACTAACAAggctaagcatcttttcatatgtttcatatatttacCTGCTGTTTAATTTTCTCCACAGAAGTGATATTCTTGTTcacattttctgataatttttctattggtttaaaaatattctcattaaTTCACAAAATGATGCATATTTTGAATATCAGTTCTTCATGCTGCATGTATCTTAGTCCACTGTGATTGATCCTTTCACACTTGTTataatggttttgtttgttttgtaaaacaGGAGTTCCATAAATTTGGTTACACAGAATTTCAATGTAGTTGAAATTACTAGATTTATTTTGTGTGGTCTgtgttttctgtgtcttttcaaAGAAATCCTACTGCAAGACACAAAGCCAGTGTTCTACACTATCTTAAAAGCTTCATAAGTCTTTCActtttaagtctgtaatccatctggAACCGAGTTTCTGGATGTGGTGTTGTGGAGGGGTTGAATTAATGTAGTTTTTATTCTGAGTGGCTGCAGTGTCCCAAACCAACCTTGTTCCTTTATGTGAGTTCTGTCACAGGTCAGAACAACTGGACTTGGATTATGAGCCTGCTCCTTGTTCCATGTCCTCTGTTCCCAACCCCATGGCTGGAACTAACACACTTACCATATTCATTTCTGAGATCTGTTCAATGCTGGTGACATAAATAGATATTCTCACAGGCACGGGGGCACCTAGAAGACAGAAAGACGCAATTACatgaaaggtaaaataaagattaaGAGCATAAACTtgggagccagactgcctgggtttgaacctTCTTTGACACTTGTTAGTTGTGTGATCCTGAGTAAGTCGCCTAACCCTGCTGAGTCTTAGTCTTCTCATGGGTAACATGGGGATAGTGATAGCGCTGATCTCATGGTTAGAGCGAGGCCTGGCCCACGATATGTGCAAAGGAAGGGGTcagggcaaaagaaagagaacgTAAGGGGATGAAGCACTCCTTTGAAACGTTTTcctgataaaaactgaaaagcaatgAGCCCCAAAGCAGGGGCCAAGATTCATGgttgtgtgtgcacatgtttatgtgtgtgagtgaatgtgtgagcATGTTTGTGGGAGTAcatgtgtgtgattgtgtgagcTGTGTATATCAGTATGTTCGTGCATGTGAGTGAATTTGTGTGTTCATGTGCAGGTGAATGTGCCAGTGTGTGTAAGCATGTTTGTGTGTAAGTGAATGTGTGAGCATGTTTGTGCTCTTGAGTGTGTTGTATGGAAGTAAATCTGTGAGCATGTGAATATGTGTAGGTGTGTTGTCGTGTGGGAGTGTATGATTGTGTTCATGTGCAAGTGAGGGTATGACCATGCATGTCTGTGAGCTTGTCTGTGTGTGAGAGTGAATGTGTGAACATATACATATGAGTTTATGTGAGGATGTCTGTGTGTGAATATGTGAGGGTGGTTTTGTGGGACTGAACCTATGAGCATGTCCATAAGTATGTGTTTGTGTGGAagtgtgagtgaatgtgtgagtgtgtgcatgtattaGGATATGTGAGCCTgttcatgtgtttgtgtatttgtgaGTATGTCCATGTGTGAGTGAACGCATGCACATGTTCATGTTTGTGAACTAGTTGTGTTGACATAAGTGTACATGAGAATATTTGTGTATTGAGTGATGTGTCCACCTGTACTGGCACAGTCACGTATATGGAAGACTATATTAGCATGTTCGTGGATGTGAGAATGCTCATGTGTGGGTGAATGCAAGAGTGTGTGTGTAAGCATGTTAATGTCCATGCACCTATCAATACAGATGTGCGTATTTTCAGGTGAGTGAATCTGTGAGTATATTGTGAACACGTTCACGTGTGTGAGTGAATATGCGAGTGCTTTCATGTATGTGAGCATGCTCTTGCATGAATGAAGGTGTGattatgtttatgtgtgtatgtgtgagcatgtgtttGCATGTGAGGATGTTTATATGTGTCGTGTTTTTGAGTGAATTTGTGAGTGGGCATATTTGTGTGTGGGTGAATGTGAGTATATTCATATGTGTATGTAGATGTGGgagcatgtttgtgtgtatgtgttaatgTGTGAGTGAATTTGAGTGTGGTATTGTATGTAACGTGTGTAGtaaatgtgtgagtgtgtgtgtgtgagcatgttaAAGTGTGTGAATAAATTCGTGAAGGTGTTTGGATGTGTGAGCATGTttgtgtgagtgaatgtgtgtgcatgtaagtgTGTTAATGTGAATAAATTTGCATGTGTTTGTGAGCATGTCTGAGTTTGAGTGAATGCGTGCATATGATCATGTGTGTATGTGGGCTTGTGTGTTTGGTGTATGTGAGCATGCTAATATGTGAGTAAAAGTGAACGTGTGATCATGCTCAGTGGGTGTGTCTATGTGTGAGAATGAATTTGTGAGCGTGTTCATGTGACTGGGTGAGTGCACAGGAGAGGGTAATTGTGTGTGTTAATGTGTGAGTGTGACAGTGTGTGAATGTCTGTGTTAGTGTACTTCTGCCTCCTAGCTTTTTTCACACCCAGGTGTTAGCACTGTCCACTTGCAGGACTCACATGTGTTCATGGATGTGAAAATATGTAGTAAACTGTAAGGCACTGTGGgcaaatgcatttttattgttCGCTCCTCAGCTCAAAGCTTTCTACAGCCAGTCCCACAGCAAAGCCCTTAAGTCTCCATGTATTACATCACACTGCTGCTAGGGAAACATGCATGATGCTTGCAATTCAGCCTGCTGGTTTTACTGCAGGCTGATTGCCCAGAAGCTGAGCTGCAAAGAGAGAAATGTGTTATTCCAAACCCAAAGCTTCACAAAGGAAAGCTCTATTGGGAATAAGCATCTGAATGGCAGCTGTGAAATAAATGAGCCTCTGTGTTAGGGTACAGCCCAGACTCCAGCATCCAGGCCTGTTGTGAACAAGCCCCAGAAAAGTGTTATGTGGTGACAGGAGTTCCGAGAAACACAGTTCTTGATGACTGCCTTTTGGGCTCCCCACATGCCTTTAGAGAAGGGAAGCTGTGTTAAGCAGGCAACAAGCTCCAGAGGGGCCAGGCAGCCAGCTACACCTCAGTGTTAGACTTCTCTAGACCATTCCGCATGATTCAGGCAACTCCTTTCCTTATGGTGGAATGCTGACGACCCCGAAGGGCTAGGCCAGAAACCTAGTTCAACTAGGACTCCTAGTTGAAAGGAAAGCGGGAGCTGAAATGCAGTTCACATTCCCCTCACCAAGCCATGAGTAGCACAGGGATGCAGCTCAGAGGAAGGCGACATTCTTCTAAGTTATCCCCTTAAAGGGGAACCTTTTGTGCTAGTAGTGGTCAGGATGAGAATTTAGATGAGGAATCCCATATCCTTAAATGGataatgggggtggggggcatgaGAAATGTCATATCCTTAAATGGAtagagaggtgggggtgggggtgggggatgagaAACGTCCTGATAAGGAGTCCAAATACCACGTCTAGGATGGTGGCCCCAGTACATCACTGTCCCACCCTGCCCCctcaggaaggcaggaaaagtGGTGGGAGTAATCACCTCCCTTTCTCCTGGAACCTTTGCTGCCTCAACTCCTCTTCCTACCTAGcagatgaatgaaggaatgatgAAAATATCTCCTTCATTCCTTCACAACATGGGGTGCCTAAATCATGCCAGGTGCTAAGCTAGGTGAAGCCCTCAAGGGTGGTCTTTTGCCACAATGCACAGTCCCAGTTCTCTTGCCCAGAAGGAATTGGCTTTGTTAATCTTCTCTggatcctcctcctccttttcatcctcctcctcttctcattGTCCTCCATATGCAAGGAAGGAATAAGGCTCTTGTTTGAACTGGACCACAGTTAAGTGAGGCCTCTGCATGTGGGGTATATGTGCGGAAGTGAGGGGAGGTATGCCCTGAAACTCTACTCCACCTCTGACACAGGGGAATTTGACTCTGTGTCTAGTGGGGGAGCCCTGGAGTCCCCAAACGCAGACTGCCTTGGCCCAGCTATCCCATCAACTGGTCTCTCCTCCCACACCCACCATGCAACAGCCTCAAACCTAAAGCCTGTGGTGCCCCCTTCTGTTTAAATGCTAGAAAGTCCTGAGTTTTCCTTGCCCTCCTACCTTCATCTGTTTGGCTAAATCAAGCCAGGGATCCAGTTTTTCTCACACGCTGCAGGTGTGCACGTCCACAAAGCTTAGGGTAACCCTCCCCAGAGATTGATTCTTGCCCCTGTTCCCTCCCCCGGCCCTGGATGCCTGCAGAGATGGCAACCTGGCCCTGAAACAG
It includes:
- the GABRQ gene encoding gamma-aminobutyric acid receptor subunit theta is translated as MGIRGMLRAAVILLLIRTWLAEGNYPSPIPKFHFEFSSAVPEVVLNLFNCKNCANEAVVQKILDRVLSRYDVRLRPNFGGAPVPVRISIYVTSIEQISEMNMDYTITMFFHQTWKDSRLAYYETTLNLTLDYRMHEKLWVPDCYFLNSKDAFVHDVTVENRVFQLHPDGTVRYGIRLTTTAACSLDLHKFPMDKQACNLVVESYGYTVEDIILFWDDNGNAIHMTEELHIPQFTFLGRTITSKEVYFYTGSYIRLILKFQVQREVNSYLVQVYWPTVLTTITSWISFWMNYDSSAARVTIGLTSMLILTTIDSHLRDKLPNISCIKAIDIYILVCLFFVFLSLLEYVYINYLFYSRGPRRQPRRRRRPRRVIAHYRYQQVVVGNVQDGLINVEDGVSSLPITPAQAPLASPESLGSLTSTSEQAQLATSESLSPLTSLSGQAPLATGESLSDLPSTSEQARHSYGVRFNGFQADDSIIPTEIRNRAEAHGRGVTHDHEDSDESLSSDEHHGHGPSGKPMLHDGKKGVQEAGRDLDDNSVKSGCLAVEEQLKCDTNSTWGLNEDELMAHGHEKDNSSESEDSCPPSPGCSFTEGFSFDLFNPDYVPKVDKWSRFLFPLAFGLFNIVYWVYHMY